A genomic region of Candidatus Pseudomonas phytovorans contains the following coding sequences:
- a CDS encoding argininosuccinate synthase, with amino-acid sequence MADVNKVVLAYSGGLDTSVILKWLQDTYNCEVVTFTADLGQGEEVEPARAKAQAMGVKEIYIDDLREEFVRDFVFPMFRANTVYEGEYLLGTSIARPLIAKRLIEIANETGADAISHGATGKGNDQVRFELGAYALKPGVKVIAPWREWDLLSREKLMDYAEKHGIPIERHGKKKSPYSMDANLLHISYEGGVLEDTWTEHEEDMWKWSVSPENAPDQATYIELTYRNGDIVAIDGVEKSPATVLADLNRIGGANGIGRLDIVENRYVGMKSRGCYETPGGTIMLKAHRAIESITLDREVAHLKDELMPKYASLIYTGYWWSPERLMLQQMIDASQVNVNGVVRLKLYKGNVTVVGRQSDDSLFDANIATFEEDGGAYNQADAAGFIKLNALRMRIAANKGRSLL; translated from the coding sequence ATGGCGGACGTAAATAAGGTCGTACTGGCGTATTCCGGCGGCCTTGATACTTCGGTGATTCTCAAGTGGCTGCAGGATACCTACAACTGCGAAGTGGTGACCTTCACCGCTGACCTGGGTCAGGGCGAAGAGGTCGAGCCGGCCCGTGCCAAGGCACAGGCAATGGGTGTGAAAGAGATCTACATCGACGACCTGCGCGAAGAGTTCGTGCGTGATTTCGTGTTCCCGATGTTCCGCGCCAACACCGTCTACGAAGGCGAGTACCTGCTGGGTACTTCCATTGCCCGCCCGCTGATCGCCAAGCGCCTGATCGAAATCGCCAACGAAACCGGCGCTGACGCCATTTCCCATGGCGCTACCGGCAAAGGCAACGACCAGGTTCGTTTCGAACTGGGTGCCTACGCCCTGAAACCAGGCGTCAAGGTCATCGCCCCATGGCGCGAGTGGGACCTGCTGTCCCGCGAGAAGCTGATGGACTACGCCGAGAAGCATGGCATCCCGATCGAGCGCCACGGCAAGAAGAAGTCGCCGTACTCGATGGACGCCAACCTGCTGCACATCTCCTATGAAGGCGGTGTCCTGGAAGATACCTGGACCGAGCACGAAGAAGACATGTGGAAATGGAGCGTCTCCCCTGAGAACGCCCCGGACCAGGCCACCTACATCGAGCTGACCTACCGCAATGGTGACATCGTTGCCATCGACGGCGTCGAGAAGTCCCCGGCCACCGTGCTGGCCGACCTCAACCGTATCGGCGGCGCCAACGGCATCGGCCGTCTCGACATCGTCGAGAACCGCTACGTCGGCATGAAGTCCCGGGGCTGCTACGAGACCCCTGGCGGCACCATCATGCTCAAGGCCCACCGTGCCATCGAGTCGATCACCCTGGACCGAGAAGTCGCTCACCTGAAAGATGAGCTGATGCCGAAATACGCCAGCCTGATCTACACCGGCTACTGGTGGAGCCCGGAGCGTCTGATGCTGCAGCAGATGATCGACGCCTCGCAGGTGAACGTGAATGGCGTGGTGCGCCTGAAGCTGTACAAGGGCAACGTCACCGTGGTCGGTCGCCAGTCGGACGACTCGCTGTTCGATGCCAACATCGCGACCTTCGAGGAAGATGGCGGCGCCTACAACCAGGCGGACGCTGCCGGCTTTATCAAGCTGAACGCACTGCGCATGCGCATCGCTGCCAACAAGGGCCGTTCGCTTCTCTGA
- the argF gene encoding ornithine carbamoyltransferase, whose protein sequence is MSARHFLSLLDFTTDELLGVIRRGIELKDLRKRGVLFEPLKSRVLGMIFEKSSTRTRVSFEAGMIQLGGQAIFLSPRDTQLGRGEPIGDSAIVLSSMLDVVMIRTHAHSTLTEFAAKSRVPVINGLSDESHPCQLLADMQTFLEHRGSIQGKTVTWIGDGFNMCNSYIEAARQFDFQLRIACPEGYEPDQRFMALGGDRVQIIRDAKEAVRDAHLVVTDVWTSMGQEEETARRLAHFAPYQVTRELLDLAAPDVLFMHCLPAHRGEEISQDLLDDPRSVAWDEAENRLHAQKALLEFLVEPAYHHA, encoded by the coding sequence ATGAGCGCTAGGCACTTTCTCTCCCTGCTGGACTTCACCACCGACGAATTGCTCGGGGTGATCCGCCGCGGCATCGAGCTGAAGGACCTGCGCAAACGAGGCGTGCTGTTCGAGCCCCTGAAGAGCCGCGTGCTGGGCATGATCTTCGAGAAATCCTCGACCCGTACCCGCGTGTCGTTCGAGGCCGGTATGATCCAGCTTGGCGGCCAGGCCATCTTCCTGTCGCCGCGCGACACCCAACTGGGGCGTGGCGAGCCGATCGGTGACAGCGCGATCGTGCTGTCGAGCATGCTCGATGTGGTGATGATTCGTACCCACGCCCACAGCACCCTGACCGAGTTCGCCGCCAAATCGCGCGTGCCGGTGATCAACGGCCTGTCCGACGAGTCGCACCCGTGCCAACTGCTGGCCGACATGCAGACCTTCCTCGAGCACCGCGGCTCGATCCAGGGCAAAACCGTGACCTGGATCGGCGATGGCTTCAACATGTGCAACTCCTATATCGAGGCCGCCAGGCAGTTCGATTTCCAGCTGCGCATCGCCTGCCCCGAAGGCTACGAGCCGGATCAGCGCTTCATGGCGCTGGGCGGTGACCGCGTGCAGATCATCCGCGATGCCAAGGAAGCGGTGCGTGACGCACACCTTGTGGTCACCGATGTCTGGACTTCCATGGGCCAAGAGGAGGAAACTGCACGGCGCCTGGCGCATTTCGCGCCTTACCAGGTTACCCGCGAACTGCTCGACCTGGCGGCACCCGATGTCCTCTTCATGCACTGCCTGCCCGCCCACCGTGGCGAGGAAATCAGCCAGGACCTGCTCGACGACCCACGGTCGGTCGCCTGGGACGAGGCTGAAAACCGCCTGCATGCACAGAAGGCGCTTCTCGAATTCCTTGTAGAACCGGCTTACCACCACGCATGA
- a CDS encoding response regulator transcription factor — translation MNKVLIVDDHPVIRLAVRMLMERHGYDVVAETDNGVAALQLTRQHLPDIVVLDIGIPRLDGLEVIARMATFSPGSKVLVLTSQAPGNFSMRCMQAGASGYVCKQQELTELLSAIKAVLSGYSYFPNQALHASRARGGGSEADMVNRLSAREMTVLQQLARGRSNKEIAESMFLSNKTVSTYKSRLLLKLNARSLVDLIELAQRQGLN, via the coding sequence ATGAATAAAGTGCTTATCGTGGATGATCATCCGGTCATACGCCTGGCCGTGCGCATGCTGATGGAGCGGCATGGGTATGACGTCGTGGCGGAGACCGACAACGGGGTGGCTGCATTGCAACTCACACGGCAACACCTGCCGGACATCGTGGTGCTCGATATTGGCATCCCCAGGCTGGATGGTCTGGAGGTGATCGCGCGCATGGCAACTTTCAGCCCGGGCAGCAAGGTGCTGGTGCTGACATCACAGGCCCCCGGCAACTTCTCGATGCGCTGCATGCAGGCGGGGGCATCGGGTTACGTGTGCAAGCAGCAGGAACTCACCGAACTGCTAAGCGCCATCAAGGCTGTGTTGTCGGGTTACAGTTACTTCCCCAACCAGGCCTTGCATGCGTCGCGCGCCAGGGGAGGGGGGAGCGAGGCAGATATGGTCAACCGCCTTTCCGCGCGCGAGATGACCGTGTTGCAGCAGTTGGCGCGCGGGCGCTCCAACAAGGAAATTGCCGAAAGCATGTTCCTCAGCAACAAGACGGTCAGTACCTACAAGTCCCGGCTATTACTCAAGCTTAATGCGCGGTCGCTGGTTGACCTGATCGAACTGGCGCAGCGGCAAGGTCTTAACTGA
- the bfr gene encoding bacterioferritin, which yields MKGDVSVIQHLNKILGNELVAINQYFLHARMYEDWGLNKLGKLEYKESIHAMKDADKLIKRILFLEGIPNVQELGKLMIGEHTKEMLECDLKLEKKALADLKAAIAHCETAGDFGSRDMLEDILESEEEHIDWLETQLGLIDKITIENYLQSQMGEE from the coding sequence ATGAAAGGCGACGTAAGCGTCATCCAGCATCTCAACAAGATCCTCGGAAACGAGCTGGTCGCGATCAACCAGTACTTCCTGCACGCACGTATGTACGAAGATTGGGGCCTGAACAAACTCGGCAAGCTCGAGTACAAGGAATCCATCCACGCGATGAAAGACGCTGACAAACTGATCAAGCGTATTCTCTTCCTCGAAGGCATTCCGAACGTTCAGGAGCTGGGCAAGCTGATGATCGGCGAGCACACCAAGGAAATGCTCGAGTGTGATCTGAAGCTCGAGAAGAAAGCCCTGGCAGACCTCAAGGCGGCCATTGCGCATTGCGAAACGGCTGGCGACTTCGGCTCGCGTGACATGCTTGAAGATATTCTCGAGTCCGAGGAAGAGCACATCGACTGGCTGGAAACCCAACTGGGGCTGATCGACAAGATCACTATCGAGAATTACCTGCAGTCGCAGATGGGCGAAGAGTAA
- the rnt gene encoding ribonuclease T has translation MSEDLYEDDMDTQGSSGSRHPMAERFRGYLPVVVDVETGGFNSATDALLEIAAVTIGMDDKGFLFPEHTYFHRVEPFEGANIEQAALEFTGIKLDHPLRMAVSEESALTDIFRGIRKALKANGCKRAILVGHNSSFDLGFLNAAVARNDLKRNPFHPFSSFDTATLAGLAYGQTVLARACQSADIDFDGREAHSARYDTEKTAELFCGIVNRWKEMGGWRDFND, from the coding sequence GTGAGCGAAGACCTTTACGAAGACGACATGGACACCCAGGGCAGCAGCGGTTCGCGCCACCCGATGGCCGAGCGCTTTCGCGGCTACCTGCCGGTAGTGGTGGATGTGGAAACTGGCGGTTTCAACAGCGCCACCGATGCCCTGCTGGAAATTGCCGCAGTCACCATTGGCATGGACGACAAAGGCTTCCTGTTCCCCGAACACACTTACTTCCATCGCGTGGAGCCGTTCGAGGGTGCCAATATCGAACAGGCGGCACTGGAGTTCACCGGCATCAAGCTGGACCACCCGCTGCGCATGGCCGTCAGCGAGGAAAGCGCGCTGACCGACATTTTCCGTGGCATCCGCAAGGCATTGAAGGCCAATGGCTGCAAACGGGCGATCCTGGTCGGCCACAACAGCAGCTTCGACCTGGGGTTCCTCAATGCGGCGGTGGCGCGCAACGACCTGAAGCGCAACCCGTTCCACCCGTTCTCCAGCTTCGACACCGCTACCTTGGCGGGCCTGGCGTATGGCCAGACCGTGTTGGCGCGGGCCTGCCAGAGCGCCGACATCGACTTCGACGGGCGTGAGGCGCATTCGGCGCGTTACGACACCGAGAAGACAGCTGAACTGTTCTGCGGCATCGTCAACCGCTGGAAAGAGATGGGCGGCTGGCGCGACTTCAACGACTGA
- the nth gene encoding endonuclease III → MNAAKRLEIFRRLHEDNPDPKTELAYTTPFELLVAVTLSAQSTDVGVNKATARLFPVANTPEAIHALGVEGLSGYIKTIGLYNSKAKNVIEACRMLIEQHGSQVPQTREALEALPGVGRKTANVVLNTAFRQPTMAVDTHIFRVSNRTGIAPGKTVLEVEKKLVKFVPKDYLLDAHHWLILHGRYVCQARKPRCGSCRIEDLCEYKHKTSDD, encoded by the coding sequence ATGAATGCCGCCAAACGCCTGGAGATCTTTCGCAGGCTGCACGAAGACAACCCCGACCCTAAGACCGAACTGGCCTACACCACCCCGTTCGAACTGCTGGTCGCCGTGACGCTGTCTGCGCAATCCACCGACGTCGGCGTCAACAAGGCCACCGCCCGTCTGTTCCCCGTCGCCAATACCCCCGAGGCCATCCATGCCCTGGGCGTTGAAGGCCTGAGCGGGTACATCAAGACCATCGGGCTCTACAACAGCAAGGCCAAGAACGTCATCGAAGCCTGCCGGATGCTGATAGAGCAGCACGGCAGCCAGGTGCCGCAAACGCGCGAAGCCCTGGAAGCGCTGCCCGGCGTCGGCCGCAAAACCGCCAACGTGGTGCTTAACACTGCATTCCGCCAGCCGACCATGGCGGTAGATACCCATATCTTCAGGGTCAGCAACCGCACAGGCATCGCGCCAGGCAAGACGGTGCTGGAGGTGGAGAAGAAACTGGTCAAGTTCGTGCCGAAGGACTACCTGCTCGACGCCCATCACTGGTTGATCCTTCATGGGCGCTATGTATGCCAGGCACGCAAGCCAAGGTGTGGCAGTTGCCGGATCGAAGACTTGTGCGAATACAAGCACAAGACCAGCGACGATTGA
- a CDS encoding molybdopterin-dependent oxidoreductase: MTKTLHHRACHLCEAICGLNIEVSHEDDVRPLISSIKGDPQDPFSRGHVCPKAVALQDIQNDPDRLRQPHKRVGEDWQAIGWDEAFAFAADKLWAVQQTHGRNAVAVYQGNPSVHNYGLMTHSNYFLGLLKTRNRFSATSVDQLPQHLVSHLMYGHGLLMPIPDIDQTDFMLILGGNPLASNGSIMTVPDVEKRLKALRGRGGRLVVVDPRRSETAAIADSHLFIRPGGDAALLCGLLSTLFEEGLAQGSHLPINGLQQVREALAPLSAEAMSRHCGIAPTHIRQLARDFAAAGKAVCYGRMGVSTQAFGTLCHWLVQLINLVTGNLDREGGALCTEPAVDLVATTSGGHFNAWQSRVSGLPEYGGELPVAALAEEMLTPGEGQVRALVTVAGNPVLSTPNGRQLDAALEGLEFMLSIDLYINETTRHADLILPSTWALENDHYDSTFNLLAVRNVTRFNRSILPRPDGALHDWEIFVGLAQAFARRAELELKPTLAPAQMIDLALRKGRYGETTPWRLSLATLDDHPHGLDLGPLRSNLAARLATASKTVEAAPQVLLDDLHRVAQLVPPAPGELLLIGRRHVRSNNSWMHNSHRLVKGKPRHQLLMHPQDLQQRQLQDGQRVRIRSRTGALEVEVQACEDMMPGVVSLPHGFGHGRPGVHLQIAQAQPGVSANDLTDECLRDSVSGNAALNGVPVQVEAA, encoded by the coding sequence ATGACCAAGACCCTGCATCACCGTGCCTGTCACCTGTGCGAAGCGATCTGCGGGCTTAATATCGAAGTCAGCCATGAGGACGACGTGCGGCCGCTGATCAGCTCGATCAAAGGCGACCCCCAGGACCCGTTCAGCCGTGGCCATGTCTGCCCCAAGGCCGTGGCCCTGCAAGATATCCAGAACGACCCGGACCGCCTGCGCCAGCCACACAAGCGCGTAGGCGAGGATTGGCAGGCCATCGGCTGGGACGAGGCCTTTGCCTTTGCCGCCGACAAATTGTGGGCGGTCCAGCAAACTCATGGGCGTAATGCTGTGGCGGTCTATCAAGGCAACCCCAGCGTGCACAACTACGGCTTGATGACCCACAGCAACTACTTTCTGGGATTGCTCAAGACCCGCAACCGCTTCTCTGCCACTTCTGTGGACCAGTTGCCGCAACATCTGGTCAGCCACCTGATGTATGGCCATGGCCTGCTAATGCCGATCCCTGACATCGACCAAACCGACTTCATGCTGATTCTTGGCGGTAACCCTCTGGCTTCCAACGGCAGCATCATGACCGTGCCAGATGTGGAAAAGCGCCTGAAGGCCCTGCGTGGGCGGGGCGGGCGCCTGGTGGTGGTGGACCCTCGGCGCAGCGAAACGGCAGCCATCGCCGATAGCCATCTGTTTATCCGCCCTGGTGGCGATGCCGCCTTGTTGTGCGGCTTGCTCAGCACCCTGTTCGAGGAGGGCCTGGCGCAAGGTTCGCACTTGCCGATCAATGGCCTGCAGCAGGTGCGCGAAGCCCTTGCACCGCTCAGTGCCGAAGCCATGAGCCGCCACTGCGGCATTGCCCCAACGCACATCCGCCAGTTGGCACGGGACTTCGCCGCAGCAGGCAAGGCAGTGTGCTATGGCCGCATGGGCGTCTCCACCCAAGCCTTCGGTACCCTCTGCCACTGGCTGGTGCAACTGATCAACCTGGTAACCGGCAACCTCGACCGTGAAGGCGGCGCGTTGTGCACCGAGCCTGCAGTCGACTTGGTGGCCACCACCTCCGGCGGCCATTTCAACGCCTGGCAGAGCCGGGTGTCGGGCTTGCCCGAGTACGGCGGCGAGCTGCCCGTGGCGGCCTTGGCCGAGGAGATGCTGACCCCTGGCGAAGGGCAGGTGCGCGCCTTGGTGACCGTGGCCGGCAACCCGGTGCTGTCCACGCCTAACGGGCGCCAGCTGGATGCGGCACTGGAAGGCCTGGAGTTCATGCTCAGCATCGACCTCTATATCAACGAAACCACCCGGCATGCCGACCTGATCCTGCCGTCCACCTGGGCGCTGGAAAACGACCATTACGACAGCACCTTCAACTTGCTGGCGGTGCGCAACGTCACGCGTTTCAACCGGTCGATCCTGCCCAGGCCGGACGGGGCACTGCATGACTGGGAAATCTTCGTCGGTCTGGCCCAGGCTTTTGCCAGGCGTGCCGAGCTTGAATTGAAACCCACCTTGGCACCTGCGCAGATGATCGACCTGGCCTTGCGCAAGGGGCGCTATGGCGAAACAACGCCTTGGCGGCTTTCATTGGCAACACTCGATGACCATCCGCACGGCCTCGACCTCGGGCCATTGCGCAGCAACCTCGCTGCGCGCCTGGCGACTGCCAGCAAGACGGTGGAGGCGGCACCCCAGGTGTTGCTGGACGACCTGCACCGCGTGGCGCAACTGGTACCTCCGGCACCGGGCGAATTGCTGCTGATCGGTCGTCGCCATGTGCGCAGCAACAACTCGTGGATGCACAATTCCCATCGGCTGGTGAAAGGCAAGCCACGGCATCAGTTGTTGATGCACCCGCAAGACTTGCAACAGCGGCAGTTGCAGGACGGCCAGCGGGTGCGTATCCGCTCGCGCACGGGGGCTCTGGAAGTCGAGGTGCAAGCCTGTGAGGACATGATGCCCGGTGTGGTCAGCCTGCCCCATGGCTTCGGCCATGGTCGCCCGGGCGTGCACCTGCAGATCGCCCAGGCGCAACCTGGCGTGAGCGCCAACGACTTGACCGACGAATGCTTGCGGGACTCGGTGTCCGGCAACGCTGCGCTCAATGGCGTGCCCGTGCAGGTGGAGGCCGCGTAA
- the grxD gene encoding Grx4 family monothiol glutaredoxin, producing the protein MDIIETIKEQIANNTILLYMKGSPNAPQCGFSAKASQAVMGCGEKFAYVDILQNPEIRANLPKYANWPTFPQLWVAGELVGGSDIMLEMFQNGELQTLIKDAAAKAKASEA; encoded by the coding sequence ATGGATATCATCGAAACGATCAAAGAGCAGATTGCCAACAACACCATTCTGCTTTACATGAAAGGCTCGCCGAATGCCCCGCAATGCGGGTTCTCGGCCAAGGCATCGCAAGCTGTGATGGGTTGTGGCGAGAAGTTCGCCTACGTCGACATCCTGCAGAACCCGGAAATCCGCGCCAACCTGCCAAAGTATGCCAACTGGCCGACCTTCCCGCAGCTGTGGGTAGCCGGTGAGCTGGTTGGCGGTAGCGATATCATGCTGGAAATGTTCCAGAACGGCGAGCTGCAGACCCTGATCAAGGACGCTGCTGCCAAAGCCAAGGCTTCCGAAGCCTGA
- a CDS encoding OmpA family protein: MRQRYLTLLTLFASLPAGALTFQTRMENIAWKVEGDQFECRLIQPIEGFGSGEFVRRAGEQPVFQLRSDSNVLGAGTASLLAAAAPWQPGRGDINLGSVRMARTGVLFSSSQGQASRLINGLLDGRSTVVRNYTGEAGRPMEVRVLPVSFAKAYSDYQACAGKLLPMNYDQVRQIQVGFPGGGTELDASARARLDVILDYMKADPTVNHIELDGHSDNSGNRLTNRDLSRRRALAVADYFKAHGVAEEQIVVRFHGEQYPLVKNNSAANRARNRRVNIELDQITVVVKPVEKPVEPAAPVAPATAPASPAAAAPGAKAP; the protein is encoded by the coding sequence GTGCGCCAGCGTTACCTAACCCTGTTGACCCTGTTCGCCAGCCTGCCGGCCGGCGCACTGACTTTCCAGACGCGCATGGAGAACATCGCCTGGAAGGTCGAGGGCGACCAGTTCGAATGCCGACTGATCCAGCCGATAGAAGGTTTCGGCAGCGGTGAGTTCGTGCGCCGGGCGGGTGAGCAGCCCGTGTTCCAGCTGCGTTCGGACAGCAACGTACTGGGTGCAGGTACCGCGAGCCTGCTTGCGGCGGCGGCGCCGTGGCAGCCTGGGCGGGGTGATATCAACCTGGGCAGCGTGCGCATGGCCCGCACCGGCGTGCTGTTCAGTTCTTCCCAAGGCCAGGCCAGCCGCCTGATCAACGGCTTGCTCGACGGGCGCAGCACGGTGGTGCGCAACTACACCGGTGAGGCCGGCAGGCCGATGGAAGTGCGCGTGCTACCGGTCAGCTTCGCCAAGGCTTACAGCGACTACCAGGCCTGTGCCGGCAAGCTGCTGCCGATGAATTACGACCAGGTGCGCCAGATCCAGGTCGGGTTCCCGGGGGGCGGCACCGAGCTCGATGCTTCAGCGCGTGCACGGCTGGATGTGATCCTGGATTACATGAAAGCCGACCCGACGGTGAACCACATCGAACTCGACGGCCACTCCGACAACAGCGGCAACCGCCTGACCAATCGCGACCTGTCGCGCCGTCGCGCGCTGGCAGTGGCCGATTACTTCAAGGCCCATGGCGTCGCTGAGGAACAGATTGTCGTGCGCTTCCATGGCGAGCAGTACCCGTTGGTGAAGAACAACAGTGCTGCCAACCGTGCGCGCAATCGCCGGGTGAACATTGAGCTGGACCAGATTACCGTGGTTGTGAAACCCGTGGAGAAACCGGTTGAGCCAGCGGCGCCTGTTGCTCCGGCCACAGCCCCCGCCAGCCCGGCTGCTGCCGCGCCGGGGGCGAAGGCGCCCTGA
- a CDS encoding NADH:quinone oxidoreductase: MNSVYWLAASLVPLLGATGTLREGAAISLCAIVMSSLHQLLLAPLRQRLASWAYVLASLLLLAALASCLQLALRAWLLPLAIALGHYPALLCLPCLAYDHLLPSQGRWRLLARHLGAVLAICLLLGASRQGLAEFAGLHLASLAPGALLLLGLLLALYNRLRPGSAHSRRQGKL, from the coding sequence ATGAATAGCGTCTACTGGCTGGCGGCAAGCCTTGTCCCCTTACTGGGCGCCACCGGCACGCTACGCGAGGGCGCCGCCATCAGCTTGTGCGCGATCGTGATGAGCAGCCTGCACCAGCTGTTGCTGGCCCCCTTGCGCCAGCGACTGGCCAGCTGGGCATACGTGTTAGCCAGCCTGCTGTTGCTGGCCGCCCTGGCCAGCTGCCTGCAGCTGGCCCTGCGTGCGTGGCTGCTGCCACTGGCCATTGCCCTTGGCCACTATCCCGCGCTGCTTTGCCTGCCATGCCTGGCCTACGACCACCTGCTTCCCAGCCAGGGTCGCTGGCGCCTGCTCGCCCGGCACCTTGGCGCTGTGCTCGCCATCTGCCTGCTGCTCGGCGCCAGCCGCCAAGGGCTGGCCGAGTTCGCCGGCCTGCACCTGGCCAGCCTGGCCCCCGGCGCGTTGCTACTGCTCGGACTGCTGCTGGCCTTGTACAATCGCCTGCGCCCGGGCTCCGCCCACTCACGTCGTCAAGGAAAGCTCTGA
- the pyrC gene encoding dihydroorotase, which produces MSDRLTLLRPDDWHIHLRDGAVLPHTVGDVARTFARAIIMPNLVPPVRNAGEAGAYRERILAARPAGSRFEPLMVLYLTDRTSPEDIRAAKASGIVYAAKLYPAGATTNSDSGVTSIDNIFPAIEALAEVGMPLLVHGEVTRSDIDVFDREKRFIDEHMRRVVERFPTLKVVFEHITTSDAAQFVTEAPANVGATITAQHLLYNRNHMLVGGIRPHFYCLPILKRNTHQVALLDAATSGNPKFFLGTDSAPHARHAKEAACGCAGCYTAYAAIEMYAEAFEQRNALDKLEGFASLHGPAFYGLPVNTDTITLVREEWTAPDSLPFGEQTVIPLRAGEKLRWRLLEENA; this is translated from the coding sequence ATGTCCGATCGCCTGACCCTCCTGCGCCCCGACGACTGGCACATCCATCTGCGCGATGGTGCCGTCCTGCCCCACACCGTTGGCGACGTGGCGCGCACTTTTGCCCGTGCCATCATCATGCCTAACCTGGTTCCTCCGGTGCGTAATGCCGGCGAGGCTGGCGCCTACCGTGAGCGCATCCTGGCCGCCCGCCCTGCCGGCAGCCGCTTCGAGCCTTTGATGGTGCTGTACCTCACCGACCGCACCAGCCCCGAAGACATCCGCGCGGCCAAGGCCAGCGGCATCGTGTACGCCGCCAAACTGTACCCGGCTGGCGCCACCACCAACTCCGATTCGGGCGTGACCAGCATCGACAACATCTTCCCGGCCATCGAGGCGTTGGCAGAAGTTGGCATGCCACTGTTGGTACATGGCGAAGTGACCCGCAGCGATATCGACGTGTTCGACCGCGAAAAGCGTTTCATCGACGAGCATATGCGCCGTGTGGTCGAGCGTTTCCCGACGCTGAAAGTGGTGTTCGAGCACATCACCACCAGCGATGCCGCGCAGTTCGTCACCGAGGCCCCGGCCAACGTCGGCGCGACCATCACCGCGCAGCACCTGCTGTACAACCGCAACCACATGCTGGTTGGCGGCATTCGCCCGCACTTCTACTGCCTGCCGATCCTCAAGCGCAACACCCACCAGGTGGCGCTGCTGGACGCTGCCACCAGTGGCAACCCGAAGTTCTTCCTGGGCACCGACTCGGCACCGCACGCCCGTCACGCCAAGGAAGCCGCCTGCGGTTGCGCCGGTTGCTACACCGCCTATGCGGCCATCGAGATGTACGCCGAAGCGTTCGAGCAACGTAACGCGCTGGACAAGCTGGAAGGCTTTGCCAGCCTGCACGGCCCGGCGTTCTACGGCCTGCCGGTGAACACCGACACCATCACCCTGGTGCGTGAAGAGTGGACCGCTCCAGACAGCCTGCCGTTTGGCGAGCAGACCGTAATCCCGCTGCGCGCCGGTGAAAAACTGCGCTGGCGCTTGCTGGAGGAAAACGCGTGA
- a CDS encoding peroxiredoxin, with protein MSVLVGKKAPDFTVPAVLGNGEIVDSFNLASAIKGKYGLVFFYPLDFTFVCPSELIALDNRIPDFQARNVEVIGVSIDSHFTHNAWRNTPVNNGGIGQVKYTLAADMTHEICKAYDVESEGGVAFRGAFLIDTNGVVRSQIINDLPLGRNMDELLRLVDALQFHEEHGEVCPANWKKGDKGMNASPEGVAAYLSENAGKL; from the coding sequence ATGAGCGTACTCGTTGGTAAGAAAGCCCCCGATTTCACCGTTCCGGCCGTGCTGGGCAATGGCGAGATCGTCGACAGCTTCAACCTGGCTTCGGCCATCAAGGGCAAGTACGGCCTGGTGTTCTTCTACCCGCTGGACTTCACCTTCGTCTGCCCGTCCGAGCTGATCGCCCTGGACAACCGCATTCCGGACTTCCAGGCGCGCAACGTCGAAGTGATCGGCGTTTCGATCGACTCGCACTTCACCCACAACGCCTGGCGTAACACCCCGGTGAACAACGGTGGCATCGGTCAGGTCAAGTACACCCTGGCTGCCGACATGACCCATGAAATCTGCAAAGCCTACGACGTCGAGTCCGAAGGCGGCGTGGCCTTCCGTGGCGCCTTCCTGATCGACACCAACGGTGTTGTCCGTTCGCAGATCATCAACGACCTGCCACTGGGCCGTAACATGGACGAACTGCTGCGCCTGGTCGACGCCCTGCAATTCCACGAAGAGCACGGCGAAGTCTGCCCTGCCAACTGGAAAAAAGGCGACAAAGGCATGAACGCTTCGCCAGAAGGCGTTGCTGCCTACCTGAGCGAGAACGCCGGCAAGCTGTAA
- a CDS encoding bacterioferritin-associated ferredoxin → MYVCLCVGVTDGQIRDAIYEGCCSYKEVRAATNVASQCGKCACLAKQVVRETLTELQVSQAALPYPVEFTAA, encoded by the coding sequence ATGTATGTGTGTCTTTGTGTCGGCGTCACCGACGGACAGATCCGCGATGCGATCTATGAAGGATGCTGCAGTTACAAGGAAGTGCGAGCCGCGACGAATGTCGCCAGCCAGTGTGGCAAATGTGCCTGCCTGGCCAAGCAAGTGGTCCGGGAGACCCTGACCGAGCTTCAGGTCAGCCAGGCAGCCCTGCCCTATCCCGTAGAATTTACTGCGGCCTGA